The Mesoplasma tabanidae sequence ATGGAAACAAAAAAAATATGAGACCAATTAGTTTTTAAACTGACGAAAGAAAAATTAATAGATCAAGACATTATCGAAGAATATGTAGCTACTTCTGAACTACATAAATTATCTGATAAGGAATTTGTTGTACTTGTTAGATCAAATCTTGGTGTTACTATTTTAAATGAGTTTAAAGATGTTTTCATTTATGAATTTAAGAAAATTTTAAATGATTATGTTTCAGTTGAATTTTCAACAAAAGAGGTTTTTGATAAGAATCATAAAAAAGAAGAAAAAAAAGAGAATAATTCGCTTACTTTACCTGCTGGTGCCTTAACATTTGACAATTTTATTGTTGGTTCAAGTAATAAGCAAGCTAATTTAGCTGCCAAAAGCGTTATAGCAAATCCTGGATCTTCGTTTAATCCCTTATTTATTTATGGTGACTCTGGTTTAGGAAAAACACATCTTTTGCAAGCTATAAAAAATCAAGCAAGTTTAAATGATAAAAAGGTCTTGTACTTAACTTCTGAAGAATTTACAAAAAAAGTTGTAAATGCTTTAAATAAAGGTGATCTAAGCGAAATTGAAGAGTTAAAAATGGAAATAAATTCAAACGAATTCTTTATTTTAGATGACGTTCAATTTTTAAGTAAAAAAGATAAAACTAATGAGTTTTTCTTTAACATAATAAATAATTTTACTGACAACGGAAAACAATTAGTATTTTCAAGTGACAAAACACCTGAATTATTAAACGGTTTTGACAAAAGAATGATAACTAGATTTAATTCTGGTCTTTCAACACCTATTAATTCACTTGATATACCTACAGCTAAATTGATAATTGAATGAGAAATAAAAAAACAAGGTTTAAAGCAGAAAGTTAAAGAAGATGCTGTTGTTTATTTAGCGCAAAATTTTAGTGATGATGTAAGAAAAATAAAAGGTTTAGTTAATCGATTATTATTTTTTGGAATTCAGAATGATTTAGGTCATGTTATTGATTTAGAAGATGTTATTGATTTATTTAAGGACACACCTTCTGCAAATTTAGGTTTACTAAATGTTAAGAAAATTAAGGAAGTTGTTGCTAAAAAATATGATGTTACATTAAAAGCAATAGATGGAAAAGCTAGAACTACAGCCATTAAAAATGCACGACATCTTTCAATGTACTTTGCAAAAATTATTTTGAATCATACATCAACTCAAATTGGGGCAGAATTTGGTGGAAGAGATCATAGTACTGTTTTAAGTGCTATTTCACGTATTGAAAAGCTTATTTATAAGGAAAAAGAATTCAAAAAAATAGTTGAAAGTTTAAAAAATGAAATAATTGGAAAATAGATTATTAATATGATCTATTTTTTTATGTGGAAAAGATTTTAAACGTGTTAAAAATTTTGTAATAAACGTTCTTATTGCATATGTCTTTTTTTAGGTTTTCCACATTTCAACTCTATTATTAATATCACTTATGTAAATAATAATAAAATATATAAAATGAGGATATAATTTTCTATGATTTTAATATTAAAATATGAGATAATTTATTGTAAATAAAGAGGTGTTATATGAGATTAAGTATAAATAAATCAGTTCTTTTAAATGAACTAACAAAAGCTAGTAAATTGATTGAAGTTAAAAATGTAAACCCTGCTTTACAAGGCGTTTATATGGAAGTTAGTTTTGATAAACTTGTTATCATTTCATCAAATACTTCTACTTCTTTTAAAGCTGACTTAAATAATGAAAATTCAGATCTTATTATTGAACAACCAGGTCGTATTTTAGTTAAACCAAAGTTTATTATTGAATTACTAAGAAAATTAGATAGTGAATTTGTAACTCTTTCTACTTTTGCAGAAAATGAATTAGAAATAATAACAGATAAATCAAATCTTAAAGTTTCTATACTAAATGTTGAAGAATTCCCATTAATCGGTTTTGTTGAAAATGGTTTAGAGCTTTCAATAGACTCTCAAGAATTTAAAACTACACTGTCACAAACAATTAGTTCAATCAATGAATATAATCAGAAAGTTGTTTTAGCAGGTATGAATCTTAAAATAAAAGATAATAAGTTATCATTTGTTACAACTGATTTATTTAGAGTTAGTTTAAAAGAAATTATTCTTGCAGAAAATGCAAATGAAGAAGTAGATATTATAATTCCGTATAAAACATTAATTGAATTAAGAAATTTATTAGAAAATGTAAAAGAATTCAAAATAATTATTCATGATACTAATGCCACATTTAAATTAGATAATGATTTATTGCAATCAACATTAATTGATGGAAGATATCCTAATGTTCATTCAGCATTTCCTACAACACATGAAATTAAACTTGAGCTAAAAGCTAAGACATTTTTAAAAGTGTTAAGTAGATTTGAATTAACAAATGATCAAAACATTACATCTGTTGTAAATTTAGAAATTGGACAAAATGATATTATTTTAAAAACAACTATTGCAGAAACAGCAAAGTACGAAGAAAAATTTACTGAATACAAATATGAAGGAACAATAACTTTAAATATAAATTTTAACACTAAATATTTAATAGAAGCTATAAGAACTTTTGATGATCAGTTAATACATTTAACATTTAATTCACAAAATAAACCTGTACTAATAACAGGTGCTCAAAAACGTGATTTAAAACAAGTTGTTTTACCAACATATGCATAAAAAAATCAGGAGCAATCCTGATTTTATTTTTTCAAGTTTAAAAACTTCAAAGTTCCCTCAATATCTGAATAACCACGTTTTTTAGAAATAGTTACAGGAAAGTTAAAGAAATCTTCAAAAAAGTCTTTAACCCCACTTATGCCAGATAATTCTCCGGTTACGTATAATCCGTTTTTAACAACACCACTTCTAACTAAAACAGAAGAATTCTCTAAAACAGAAGTTATCAGTGATTTATAGTTTGTAAAAGATTTAATAAAAATCTTTTTAAATTCTTCACTTACACAAACTACAGTTCTTCTTTCATTAGTGATGATGTCTTTCCCAACGATACTTAATTCTAGTTCATCTCTTAACTTAATAATTGTTCCTAAAGATCACTTAATTTTTTCAATCATATCATTATCAACTGAAATAGAATATTCTTCTTTAATAAATTGATTTAAAGAATCATCTAAGTATTTTTCAGCATAAATTGTTTCCTTTTCATTAACAATTTTACCTTCCACAATTAAAGCTACTTTAGCATATGCCTGATTGATATCTAAAATTAGTACACCATATTCGTCTATAATATCTGCGTTAGCTCCCAAAGCAGAAAGTATAATTCTTGGAGCAAAAGTTAATGAAGTGAAGTTTGTATTTTCATTGAATAATTTTTGAAAAAATTCTTGAATAAAATCATTGTCAGAATTTGGACATGAGATAACAATATTAGCTCCATCATATTCATCTTTAAATCTTTCAACAAGAATAGCAACATAATGTTTAAAAATTTCTAAATCTTGAATTACAAATTTATCAAGAATATTAACAACTTTTAAAGGATCATCTAATCTACCAATTGTATTTTTAACATCACGACCGTATAAAACAATTTCAGTTGTTAAAATGTTTCAACAAACTAAACTAAAGTCGTCATATATTTTACCCTTTTCAGATGAAATTATTCTTGTAAATTCTTCACCAAAAACAATTCCTATTTTTTTATTACTCATAATATTCCTCACTTTTCTCACATTAATTATAGTATATAATAAACTTAATGTTAGATATAGGTGAATTAATGGTAAATGAAATAATTATTGTTGAAGGTAAATCAGATTCACAAAAATTAAAGCAAATATATGGGCAAAATTTAATAACAATTGAAACAAATGGATTAGGATTTGATGACAAGAAATTAAATTTAATAAAAGAATTAAGCAAAAAAAATAAAATAATTATATTTACAGATCCTGATGGACCAGGCAAAAAAATAAGAGAAACATTAATTGAGTTTTTAGATGTTGATGTTTTTAATGCTTTTATTTTAAAACAAGATATTAATAAAGAATCCAAAAAAATAGGAATTGCTGAAGCTAATGAAGAAGCTATAAAAAAAGCGCTTAATAATTTAATAACATATAATAAAAATAACAACTCAATTTCATGAAATAATTATGTTCAAAATGATTTTTATGTAAAAGAAAATAGAAACAAAATAACAAAACATTTTGGTTTGAATAATGAAATGAGTTCAAAAAGTTTATTCAAATGGTTAAACTGAATGAATTTAAATGTTGAAGAAATAGAAAATATAGTAGGTGAATAAAATGAAAATTGAAGCAAAGAAAAAATTCGGACAAAACTTTATTAGTGATCAAAACTTAATTAACAAGATAGTTTCAATATTGGGAGATGATAAAGACCAATTAATTATTGAAATTGGACCTGGGACTGGTGCTTTAACTAAATTGCTTGCTCAAAAATATAATAAAGTTGTAGCAATAGAAATAGACACAGACATGGAAGTAATTTTAAAAAGAGAAATTCCGAATAAAAACTTTGAGTTATTTCTTTCAGATGTTTTATTAGTTGATTTTGAGAAATTGATTAATGAAAAAAAACAACATGAAAATCAAAAAGTTTCAATAATTTCAAATATGCCTTATTATATAACAAGTGAAATTCTTTTTAGAACATTAAATGTAAGTGATAAATTGACAAAAGCTGTATTTATGATGCAAAAAGAAGTTGCAGTAAGAGTTTGTTCATATAAAGGTGAAAATAATTATAATAATCTTTCAGTTGCTTGTGAATTTTATGCAGACAAAAAATATGAATTTACAGTACCAAAACATAAGTTTTATCCACTGCCTAAAGTAGATTCAGCTATCATTTCGTTATCATTTAATAATAAATATACAAATCAAATAGAAAATAAAGAAAAATTTTTAGTGTTTTTAAGAAAAATCTTTAATAATAGAAGAAAAACTATTTTAAATAATTTATCGAATGTAACAAATGACAAAGCAAAAGCCAATGAAATTCTTGATAATGTTGGCATTGATAAATCATTAAGACCAGAAGTTATTGGTTTAGAAGATTTTATTAAAATATTCTTAGAATTATTTTAGAAAGATTTATAATAAAAATAAATCTTTTAGAAAATTTGGAGAAATTTTATGAAAAAATTACTAAGTTTGATGATAATAGTTTGTTTAACCTCTGCATCATCTTTAACTTTAATATCATGTACTCAAAAAGTATATGGTAGAGATATTTCAAAAATAGGTAATTATTCTTGATTAAAAGAAGAACCATACTTTGACTCTTACAAAAATATTTTGAAATTTGATATAGATGATTTACAAACAGCACCAATTAAAATTCAAAATTCTTTTGAGTACGAAAAATTTTTAGATCTAAATAAACAAAGCACGTCTTTTAAAACAGAAAGTGAAATAACTAAACAAGTGGCAACCGCTGCACCTCTTAATTCAAAATTTCTACCAAATGGTAACCTTGTTTCAGACTTTAAGTTGATTGACAGAACTGAATATTATGATCAGATAAATAAAGTAAATGAATGAAATTTTGATTCAGATTTAGATGCTAAGTATAATAAATCTAAAATTAAATTGCAGGAATCTCAAAAAACTATGAATAAATGAGTTGATAGTCAAGATCCAGAAACAAAAGAAATGAATATGTCTACAATAATAGAGAGTACTTCTAACTCAAATACTATAGTAGGTAATAAAAGAGTATACGAAAGATCATTTAACAATTATCAATATAATGATATTCTTGTTTCATGAGCTGGTTCAATCGATGAGGGTATAATAGTTCCACCAGCAAAAAATCAAGTCGAAAAAGCACACTTAAATGGTACTAAAATTTTAGGTACGATTTTTCTTGATGGATATCATGGATTAAATAAACAAGCGTTAAAAGGTTTTCTTGAAAAGGATAAAAAAGGTAATTATTTGATCGTTGAAAAATTAATTGATTTAGCTGTTAAATT is a genomic window containing:
- the dnaA gene encoding chromosomal replication initiator protein DnaA: METKKIWDQLVFKLTKEKLIDQDIIEEYVATSELHKLSDKEFVVLVRSNLGVTILNEFKDVFIYEFKKILNDYVSVEFSTKEVFDKNHKKEEKKENNSLTLPAGALTFDNFIVGSSNKQANLAAKSVIANPGSSFNPLFIYGDSGLGKTHLLQAIKNQASLNDKKVLYLTSEEFTKKVVNALNKGDLSEIEELKMEINSNEFFILDDVQFLSKKDKTNEFFFNIINNFTDNGKQLVFSSDKTPELLNGFDKRMITRFNSGLSTPINSLDIPTAKLIIEWEIKKQGLKQKVKEDAVVYLAQNFSDDVRKIKGLVNRLLFFGIQNDLGHVIDLEDVIDLFKDTPSANLGLLNVKKIKEVVAKKYDVTLKAIDGKARTTAIKNARHLSMYFAKIILNHTSTQIGAEFGGRDHSTVLSAISRIEKLIYKEKEFKKIVESLKNEIIGK
- a CDS encoding DNA polymerase III subunit beta, whose product is MRLSINKSVLLNELTKASKLIEVKNVNPALQGVYMEVSFDKLVIISSNTSTSFKADLNNENSDLIIEQPGRILVKPKFIIELLRKLDSEFVTLSTFAENELEIITDKSNLKVSILNVEEFPLIGFVENGLELSIDSQEFKTTLSQTISSINEYNQKVVLAGMNLKIKDNKLSFVTTDLFRVSLKEIILAENANEEVDIIIPYKTLIELRNLLENVKEFKIIIHDTNATFKLDNDLLQSTLIDGRYPNVHSAFPTTHEIKLELKAKTFLKVLSRFELTNDQNITSVVNLEIGQNDIILKTTIAETAKYEEKFTEYKYEGTITLNINFNTKYLIEAIRTFDDQLIHLTFNSQNKPVLITGAQKRDLKQVVLPTYA
- a CDS encoding rod shape-determining protein; protein product: MSNKKIGIVFGEEFTRIISSEKGKIYDDFSLVCWNILTTEIVLYGRDVKNTIGRLDDPLKVVNILDKFVIQDLEIFKHYVAILVERFKDEYDGANIVISCPNSDNDFIQEFFQKLFNENTNFTSLTFAPRIILSALGANADIIDEYGVLILDINQAYAKVALIVEGKIVNEKETIYAEKYLDDSLNQFIKEEYSISVDNDMIEKIKWSLGTIIKLRDELELSIVGKDIITNERRTVVCVSEEFKKIFIKSFTNYKSLITSVLENSSVLVRSGVVKNGLYVTGELSGISGVKDFFEDFFNFPVTISKKRGYSDIEGTLKFLNLKK
- the rnmV gene encoding ribonuclease M5, with amino-acid sequence MVNEIIIVEGKSDSQKLKQIYGQNLITIETNGLGFDDKKLNLIKELSKKNKIIIFTDPDGPGKKIRETLIEFLDVDVFNAFILKQDINKESKKIGIAEANEEAIKKALNNLITYNKNNNSISWNNYVQNDFYVKENRNKITKHFGLNNEMSSKSLFKWLNWMNLNVEEIENIVGE
- the rsmA gene encoding 16S rRNA (adenine(1518)-N(6)/adenine(1519)-N(6))-dimethyltransferase RsmA, with translation MKIEAKKKFGQNFISDQNLINKIVSILGDDKDQLIIEIGPGTGALTKLLAQKYNKVVAIEIDTDMEVILKREIPNKNFELFLSDVLLVDFEKLINEKKQHENQKVSIISNMPYYITSEILFRTLNVSDKLTKAVFMMQKEVAVRVCSYKGENNYNNLSVACEFYADKKYEFTVPKHKFYPLPKVDSAIISLSFNNKYTNQIENKEKFLVFLRKIFNNRRKTILNNLSNVTNDKAKANEILDNVGIDKSLRPEVIGLEDFIKIFLELF